GCCGAAGCGCTCAAGAGACTCGAAACGCTGCTTGCAACCCTCGGCTTTGAACCGGGCACCGTCGACGGGCGTATCACGGACGAAACAGAAGCTGCCATCCAGCTTTACCAGGCTTTCGCAGGCCTTCCCGTCGATGGCAGGCCTTCCAGGGCCCTGCTCGAAGAACTCCATAGCATTTTGAAAACGACGGGCGTCGCAACCGAATAACGCCTGTGGCGTCGGGAAAATAACGCCTGTGGCGTCGGGAAAATAACGCCTGTGGCGTCGGGAAAATAACGCCTGTGGCGTCGGGCGAATAACGCCTGCCCTTAACCGGGCGCGTTTGCGTCGGAACGCATTTCACTGGCCGCAACCCACCAGGTGGGATGGTCGCGCCGAATGGCGGCAACGGCAGCGTGACAGGCGGCAACCTCGCGATACAGCCCAAAACAGGTCGGCCCGCTGCCCGACATGCGTGCAAACAGGCACGCCTTGTCCCCCGCCATCACGTCGAGCACTTCGCCGATCACCGGCGCAAGACCCACAGCCGCTACGGTCAGGTCGTTCCGGCGTGCTTTTAAAAACCGGGCCAGCGCATCAATGTCGTTCGGCACGGCCTCAATGGGGGCAGGATAGGAAGTGCTATCGCCATGGGCCTGAAAGACCGCCGCCGTCGAAAGCGGCGTGCCCGGATTGACGAGCAAAAGACCGGCCTTGCCAAGCCCGGTGACCGGAGTCAGTTTTTCGCCAATGCCCTCGACAAACGTGGCCTGGCCTTTGAGGCAAACCGGCACATCCGCGCCAAGCTTAAGCCCCAGGCGGGCCAAATCCCCGCTTTCGAGGTCAAGATCCCAAAGACGGGCAAGCCCCAGAAGCGCCGCCGCCGCGTCCGCCGACCCACCACCGATACCGGCGGCCACGGGCAGGTTTTTTGTCAAGGTGATCGCGGCCCCACACTGCACCCCGGCGAAAGCCGCCAAATGGCGCGCCGCCCGCAAGATGAGATTGTCCTCAAGGCCCGCCTTGTCCCGATCCGATCGGGTCAGGGCGGCGGCAAAAGGCCCCTGGATAGACAGGTGCAACCCGTCATCCGGATGAAAGGAAAGCTCGTCAGCGAGATCTGCGAAGACAACAAGACTATCGAGGAAATGATAGCCATCGCTTCGCCTGCCAAGGACGTGAAGATAAAAGTTAAGCTTTGCTGGCGCCGAAAGCGTCCTTCCGCGCGATGCCTCGTTTCCCGTCACTGTTTTTCAGTCGCTTTTTTGACGGCAATGGGCAGACCACGCTTCAGCTTCGATTCGATATTGGCGCCAAGCTTGGCGTCGGCGTCAAACGCAAGGGTGCGCCGCCACTGAAACTTGGCCTCGTAACGC
Above is a window of Rhodospirillaceae bacterium DNA encoding:
- a CDS encoding 4-(cytidine 5'-diphospho)-2-C-methyl-D-erythritol kinase codes for the protein MTGNEASRGRTLSAPAKLNFYLHVLGRRSDGYHFLDSLVVFADLADELSFHPDDGLHLSIQGPFAAALTRSDRDKAGLEDNLILRAARHLAAFAGVQCGAAITLTKNLPVAAGIGGGSADAAAALLGLARLWDLDLESGDLARLGLKLGADVPVCLKGQATFVEGIGEKLTPVTGLGKAGLLLVNPGTPLSTAAVFQAHGDSTSYPAPIEAVPNDIDALARFLKARRNDLTVAAVGLAPVIGEVLDVMAGDKACLFARMSGSGPTCFGLYREVAACHAAVAAIRRDHPTWWVAASEMRSDANAPG